The following coding sequences are from one Aliarcobacter skirrowii CCUG 10374 window:
- the aspA gene encoding aspartate ammonia-lyase: MDNLHRVEKDFLGEKEIENDKYYGIQTLRAKENFNITTIGINLFPNFIISLAKVKKACALTNFELGDLTQIQKDAIVQACDRIIAGEFHDQFIVDPIQGGAGTSTNMNANEVIANIALEILGHKKGSYEIIHPNNHVNMSQSTNDAYPTAIKLTLYELIFKLQDSLKILRDSFYEKAVEFKDILKMGRTQLQDAVPMTLGQEFKTYATMIDDDILRLSRAQELLREVNLGATAIGTGINTKPEYQELVIKNLRVVTGTDYYMARDMIEATQDTSTFVHISGRFKSIAIKVSKICNDLRLLSSGPRAGLNEINLPPMQPGSSIMPGKVNPVMPEVVNQVAFDVIGADVTISMASEHGQLQLNVFEPIIAYKLFISINMMRRAFESLAEKCIKGITANPEVCMNNVLNSATLVTSLNPILGYEKSSSVAKEALRTGKRVYDILLEQKLFTKEELEELLQPKNMVHNYDKI; encoded by the coding sequence ATGGATAACTTACACAGAGTAGAGAAAGATTTCTTAGGTGAAAAAGAGATCGAAAATGATAAATATTATGGTATTCAAACTTTAAGAGCAAAAGAAAATTTCAATATTACTACAATTGGAATTAACCTTTTCCCAAATTTTATTATCTCACTTGCAAAAGTTAAAAAAGCTTGTGCTTTAACAAACTTTGAGTTGGGAGATTTAACACAAATCCAAAAAGATGCTATTGTTCAAGCTTGTGATAGAATTATTGCTGGTGAATTTCATGATCAGTTTATAGTTGACCCAATTCAAGGAGGAGCAGGTACATCTACAAATATGAATGCAAATGAAGTTATTGCAAATATAGCTTTAGAGATTTTAGGGCATAAAAAAGGTTCATATGAAATTATTCATCCAAATAACCATGTAAATATGAGTCAATCTACAAACGATGCTTATCCAACTGCAATTAAACTTACACTTTATGAACTAATTTTTAAGTTGCAAGATAGTTTAAAAATTTTAAGAGACTCTTTTTATGAAAAAGCTGTTGAATTTAAAGATATTTTAAAAATGGGAAGAACACAACTTCAAGATGCAGTTCCTATGACTTTGGGGCAAGAGTTTAAAACTTACGCAACAATGATTGATGATGATATTTTAAGACTTTCAAGAGCTCAAGAGCTTTTAAGAGAGGTAAATCTTGGAGCAACAGCAATTGGAACTGGAATAAATACAAAACCAGAGTATCAGGAACTGGTTATCAAAAATCTAAGAGTTGTAACTGGAACTGATTATTATATGGCAAGAGATATGATTGAAGCAACTCAAGATACAAGTACATTTGTACATATATCTGGAAGATTTAAATCTATTGCTATAAAAGTATCAAAAATTTGTAATGATTTAAGACTTTTAAGTAGTGGTCCTCGTGCTGGATTAAATGAGATAAATCTTCCTCCAATGCAACCAGGAAGTTCAATAATGCCTGGAAAAGTAAATCCTGTTATGCCAGAAGTTGTAAATCAAGTTGCTTTTGATGTAATTGGAGCTGATGTTACAATATCAATGGCAAGTGAGCATGGACAACTTCAATTAAATGTGTTTGAGCCAATTATTGCATATAAACTATTTATATCTATAAATATGATGAGAAGAGCATTTGAGAGTTTAGCTGAAAAGTGTATCAAGGGAATTACAGCAAATCCTGAAGTTTGTATGAATAATGTTTTAAATTCAGCCACTTTGGTTACTTCTTTAAATCCAATCTTAGGATATGAAAAAAGCTCTAGTGTTGCAAAAGAGGCTTTAAGAACTGGAAAAAGAGTTTATGATATTTTGTTGGAGCAAAAATTATTTACAAAAGAGGAGTTAGAAGAACTTCTTCAACCAAAAAATATGGTTCACAACTATGACAAAATCTAA
- a CDS encoding asparaginase domain-containing protein: MTKSKITVINTGGTFNKRYNPITGELEVPKDSIALDDIVSYCYNIDFDVLNIISKDSLEMSDVDRELIVRTIKNIKNENIIIVHGTDTMDLTAKYLDEKIKDKTIILTGAMLPISINKIEATLNFSQAIGFLNSKCENGIYISMHGSVKNYKKLIKNRELGKFLNI, from the coding sequence ATGACAAAATCTAAAATCACAGTTATAAACACAGGAGGTACTTTTAATAAAAGGTACAATCCTATAACTGGAGAGTTAGAAGTTCCAAAAGACAGTATTGCTTTAGATGATATTGTAAGTTACTGCTATAACATAGATTTTGATGTTTTAAATATCATCTCTAAAGATAGTTTAGAGATGAGTGATGTTGATAGAGAACTTATAGTAAGAACTATAAAAAACATTAAAAATGAAAATATCATTATAGTTCATGGAACAGATACTATGGATTTAACGGCAAAATATTTAGATGAAAAGATAAAAGATAAAACTATAATTTTAACAGGAGCTATGCTTCCAATTTCTATAAACAAAATAGAAGCAACTCTGAATTTTTCACAAGCAATTGGCTTTTTAAACTCAAAGTGTGAAAATGGTATCTATATATCAATGCATGGAAGTGTTAAAAACTATAAAAAACTTATAAAAAATAGAGAGCTAGGGAAGTTCCTAAATATTTAA
- a CDS encoding helix-turn-helix transcriptional regulator, which translates to MLDVDFSNSSKEEIDNFYKTISNNVRKHRLEKGLSQEKIALDIGIKSIAFYSNCENNKYNKRFNLEHLYKIAKALNIRIEELFSY; encoded by the coding sequence TTGTTAGATGTAGATTTTAGTAACAGTTCAAAAGAAGAGATTGATAATTTTTATAAAACAATTTCTAATAATGTGAGAAAACATAGACTAGAAAAAGGGTTATCTCAAGAAAAAATAGCACTTGATATAGGTATAAAATCAATAGCTTTTTATTCTAATTGCGAGAATAATAAATATAATAAAAGATTTAATTTAGAGCATCTATATAAGATTGCAAAAGCTCTAAATATTAGAATAGAAGAGTTATTTAGTTATTAA
- a CDS encoding YchJ family protein — MKLNVNSLCPCGSLKKYKKCCKIFHDNIKNPSNSLELMKSRFSAFAFLRSAYIMKTTHQQNCDFSLDTLSWRDDIEQFCKNTIFEKLEILDFIDSDFESFVTFKATLSQNKKDVSFIEKSRFLRENNIWLYVDGEFL; from the coding sequence TTGAAACTTAATGTAAACTCTTTATGCCCTTGTGGAAGTTTAAAAAAATATAAAAAGTGCTGTAAAATTTTTCATGATAATATAAAAAACCCTTCAAACTCTTTGGAGCTTATGAAATCAAGATTTAGTGCCTTTGCTTTTTTAAGAAGTGCTTATATTATGAAAACAACTCATCAGCAAAACTGCGATTTCTCTTTAGATACTTTATCATGGAGAGATGATATTGAACAATTTTGTAAAAATACAATTTTTGAAAAGTTAGAAATTTTAGATTTTATTGATAGTGATTTTGAAAGCTTTGTTACATTTAAAGCAACTTTATCTCAAAACAAAAAAGATGTATCATTTATTGAAAAAAGCAGATTTTTAAGAGAGAATAATATTTGGCTTTATGTAGATGGAGAATTTTTATAA
- a CDS encoding manganese-dependent inorganic pyrophosphatase, with translation MALYTCGHIIPDSDSVCSAISLAYLLNKIGRAATPARQGELNPETKFILDKFGFEAPVLKTSFAGDELFITDYSDIAQAPQDLDKTTIVGIVDHHKLGDITTSAPLECWIRPVGCTNTIVKEMYDYHKVEIPANIAAIMMCAILSDTVIFKSPTCTPLDIQVVKELSKICGIEDFGALGMEMFKVKSEVEGTPIRDLVMRDYKNFDMHGSKVGVGQLEVVDGSVFDKIKDDLMADIKKVKDEQNLHTVALLLTDIMKEGSEVLVASNDTSIFEKAFNCKLEDGKVWLDGCLSRKKQIIPFLEPAFA, from the coding sequence ATGGCATTATATACATGTGGACATATTATTCCAGATTCTGATTCAGTTTGTTCAGCTATCTCTTTAGCATATCTATTAAATAAAATTGGAAGAGCAGCAACTCCTGCACGACAAGGAGAGTTAAATCCAGAGACAAAATTTATTTTAGATAAGTTTGGATTTGAAGCGCCAGTTTTAAAAACATCTTTTGCAGGTGATGAGCTTTTTATTACAGATTATTCAGATATTGCTCAAGCTCCACAAGATTTGGATAAAACAACTATTGTTGGAATTGTTGATCATCATAAACTTGGCGACATTACAACTTCAGCTCCACTAGAGTGTTGGATTAGACCAGTTGGTTGTACAAATACTATTGTAAAAGAGATGTATGATTATCATAAAGTTGAAATACCTGCAAATATTGCTGCTATTATGATGTGTGCAATTTTAAGTGATACAGTAATTTTTAAATCACCAACTTGTACACCACTTGATATTCAAGTTGTTAAAGAGTTATCAAAAATTTGTGGAATTGAAGATTTTGGTGCACTTGGTATGGAGATGTTTAAAGTTAAATCTGAAGTTGAAGGTACACCAATAAGAGATTTAGTAATGAGAGATTACAAAAACTTTGATATGCATGGATCTAAAGTGGGAGTAGGGCAACTTGAAGTTGTAGATGGTTCTGTATTTGATAAAATCAAAGATGATTTAATGGCAGATATAAAAAAAGTAAAAGATGAACAAAATCTTCATACAGTTGCACTTTTATTAACTGATATTATGAAAGAGGGAAGTGAAGTATTGGTTGCATCAAATGATACTTCAATTTTTGAAAAAGCATTTAATTGTAAACTTGAAGATGGAAAAGTTTGGTTAGATGGATGTTTAAGTAGAAAAAAACAGATTATTCCTTTCTTAGAACCAGCATTTGCTTAA
- a CDS encoding mechanosensitive ion channel family protein has translation MKKYLVDFLRDFGIEPTFLVMSIAILIIISITALIIHILLHKIILKAIIKFNQRKQNLITSTLLEENLYQRLSLLFQGLVVNWQTKIWVESGYIYETLMTLSLVWISIFTLLVIYSIIDKIFSSLHLATQTPFFAMRTVIQGVKLVFGIVCVIYIVAILADKSPVAILSGLGAMSAVLMLVFKDTILGFSAGLQLSTNKMVQLGDWIEMPKYGADGDVIDIGLNVVKVRNFDKTITTIPTYALVSDSFKNWRGMRESGGRRIKRAIKIDLHSIKFLNEDDIKRLEKANLLAPYLKEKVNEIKSYNESNKFDLSVSINGRRLTNIGTLRAYILTYLKNHPNINKDMTIMVRQLSPNEYGIPLEIYCFTSTTVWVDYENIQSDIFDHIYSVLGEFDIKPYQYG, from the coding sequence ATGAAAAAATATTTAGTAGATTTTTTAAGAGATTTTGGAATAGAACCAACATTTTTGGTAATGAGCATAGCTATTTTAATAATTATCTCTATAACAGCACTTATTATTCATATATTACTACATAAAATTATTTTAAAAGCGATTATAAAATTTAATCAAAGAAAACAAAATTTAATAACATCTACTCTTTTAGAAGAGAATTTATACCAAAGATTATCACTTCTATTTCAAGGTTTAGTTGTAAATTGGCAGACAAAAATTTGGGTTGAAAGTGGTTATATTTATGAAACTTTAATGACTTTATCACTGGTTTGGATATCTATTTTTACTTTGTTGGTGATTTATTCAATTATTGATAAAATATTTAGTTCACTTCACTTAGCAACACAAACACCATTTTTTGCTATGAGAACAGTTATTCAAGGTGTAAAATTAGTTTTTGGAATTGTTTGTGTTATTTATATTGTTGCTATTTTAGCAGATAAATCTCCAGTTGCTATTTTAAGTGGTCTTGGAGCAATGTCTGCTGTTTTAATGTTGGTATTTAAAGATACAATTTTAGGATTTAGTGCAGGATTACAACTATCAACTAATAAAATGGTTCAGCTTGGAGATTGGATAGAGATGCCAAAATATGGTGCTGATGGAGATGTTATAGATATTGGTTTAAATGTTGTAAAGGTTAGAAACTTTGATAAAACAATCACAACGATTCCAACTTATGCGCTTGTATCTGACTCTTTTAAAAACTGGCGAGGAATGAGAGAATCAGGTGGAAGAAGAATAAAAAGAGCAATTAAGATAGATCTTCATAGTATTAAATTTTTGAATGAAGATGATATAAAAAGGCTTGAAAAAGCAAATCTATTAGCCCCATATTTAAAAGAGAAAGTAAATGAGATAAAAAGTTATAACGAATCAAATAAATTTGATTTAAGTGTATCTATAAATGGAAGAAGACTTACAAATATTGGAACTTTAAGAGCGTATATTTTGACATATTTAAAAAATCATCCAAATATAAATAAAGATATGACAATAATGGTGCGACAACTATCTCCAAATGAGTATGGAATACCTTTAGAGATTTACTGTTTTACATCTACAACAGTTTGGGTAGATTATGAAAATATTCAATCAGATATTTTTGACCATATCTACTCTGTTTTAGGTGAATTTGATATAAAACCATATCAATATGGATAA
- a CDS encoding superoxide dismutase produces MKHELMKLPYASLAPLMSDETLEYHHGKHHNTYVTNLNNLIAGTKFEDMSLEDIIKNSEGGLFNNAAQVFNHDFFFNGLTPTQGSIPASVEAALTKAFGSVEKFKEEFTAKAIGQFGSGWAWLVKDASGALKIVTTSNAGCPITDGLTPVLTCDVWEHAYYIDTRNARPKFLENFWKLVNWEVVASKLA; encoded by the coding sequence ATGAAACACGAATTAATGAAATTACCATATGCAAGTTTAGCGCCACTAATGTCTGATGAGACTTTAGAATATCATCATGGAAAACACCACAATACTTATGTTACAAATTTAAATAACCTAATTGCTGGTACAAAATTTGAAGATATGAGTCTTGAAGATATTATTAAAAATTCTGAAGGTGGATTATTTAATAATGCTGCTCAAGTATTTAACCATGACTTCTTCTTTAATGGTTTAACTCCAACTCAAGGATCAATTCCAGCTTCTGTTGAAGCAGCTTTAACAAAAGCTTTTGGAAGCGTTGAAAAATTTAAAGAGGAGTTTACAGCTAAAGCTATAGGACAATTTGGTTCAGGATGGGCTTGGCTAGTAAAAGATGCAAGTGGTGCTTTAAAAATCGTTACAACTTCAAATGCTGGATGTCCTATCACTGATGGTTTAACTCCAGTTTTAACATGTGATGTTTGGGAACATGCTTACTATATTGATACAAGAAATGCAAGACCAAAATTTTTAGAAAATTTCTGGAAACTTGTAAACTGGGAAGTAGTTGCTAGTAAATTAGCATAA
- a CDS encoding AraC family transcriptional regulator, which translates to MKSDIFKNPKLDFIELRYVEDIKDCVKMHLHEELTITAIKKGSLNLIFNDTSITVKPNEIAIINSQIPHSATTNEKSKDGYILYLKKDYLKNLDFNFSSAFELIKNRNIYKSFIKLCDCLLDIKISLIEKEENLYLFCLAFFSFEQTEQNYKEESTLAMNIKKYLDENYLEEFILDELALKFDLTVVHLIRVFKKEFGLPIHSYILNKKVHLAKELLSSNISISQIAQNSGFFDQSHLNRSFKRIFQITPKEYQKNIFSKC; encoded by the coding sequence ATGAAATCAGATATCTTTAAAAATCCAAAATTAGACTTTATCGAATTACGATATGTAGAAGATATAAAAGATTGTGTAAAGATGCATCTACATGAAGAACTTACAATCACTGCAATAAAAAAAGGTTCATTAAATCTTATTTTTAATGACACTTCAATAACAGTAAAACCAAATGAAATAGCTATCATAAATAGTCAAATTCCCCATAGTGCAACAACAAATGAAAAATCAAAAGATGGATATATTTTATACTTGAAAAAAGATTATTTAAAGAATTTAGATTTTAATTTCTCATCAGCTTTTGAGTTAATCAAAAATAGAAACATCTATAAAAGTTTTATAAAATTATGTGATTGTTTACTTGATATTAAAATCTCTTTGATAGAAAAAGAGGAAAACCTTTATCTATTTTGTCTTGCATTTTTTTCTTTTGAACAAACAGAACAAAACTATAAAGAAGAATCAACTTTAGCAATGAATATAAAAAAATATTTAGATGAAAATTATCTTGAAGAGTTTATATTAGATGAATTAGCTTTGAAGTTTGATTTAACAGTTGTTCATCTAATACGAGTATTTAAAAAAGAGTTTGGACTTCCAATTCACTCATATATTTTAAATAAAAAAGTTCATCTTGCAAAAGAGTTATTATCTTCAAATATCTCTATTTCTCAAATAGCACAAAATAGTGGTTTTTTTGACCAAAGCCACTTAAATAGAAGTTTTAAAAGAATATTTCAAATTACACCAAAAGAGTATCAAAAAAATATTTTTTCAAAATGTTAA
- a CDS encoding 2-isopropylmalate synthase, protein MSFKKYQQYPIVQNFKREWADKTITKAPIYCSVDLRDGNQALINPLTVEQKLEYFKALVKMGFKQIEVSYPSASQTDFNFTRKLIKEDLVPDDVAIQILIPAKKEWIKKSVEAMKNVKNGIFHLYNPTNEFQRRVVFQKSDDEIIQMAIEAMQYLVELTKDFKGKVTYQYSPESFSQTTLEFAVKICNEVINVVKPTKENKMIINLPNTLEACMPNVYADRIEWMCKNLHNREALIISVHPHNDRGTSVASAELALLAGADKVEGTLFGNGERAGNLDIINFAFNIYSQGIDPKLDLSIIDEVKAMYEEKTQILVHPRHPYVGDMIFTAFSGGHQDAIKKGIDFYRETNSQSWNVPYLPIDPKDIKRGYEKVIRVNSQSGKGGASFIISEFLGVNMNKDEAIKFGLLIKEESDRLKRELEKEEIIELYKKLNR, encoded by the coding sequence ATGAGTTTCAAAAAATATCAACAATATCCTATTGTGCAAAATTTCAAAAGAGAGTGGGCAGATAAAACTATAACCAAAGCACCAATTTATTGTAGTGTAGATTTAAGAGATGGAAATCAAGCTTTGATAAATCCTTTAACGGTTGAGCAAAAATTGGAGTATTTTAAAGCTTTAGTAAAAATGGGCTTTAAACAAATAGAGGTTAGTTATCCAAGTGCTAGTCAAACTGATTTTAACTTTACTAGAAAATTAATAAAAGAGGATTTAGTGCCAGATGATGTGGCTATTCAGATTTTAATTCCTGCAAAAAAAGAGTGGATTAAAAAAAGTGTAGAAGCTATGAAAAATGTAAAAAATGGGATTTTTCACTTATATAATCCAACAAATGAGTTTCAAAGAAGAGTTGTTTTTCAAAAAAGTGATGATGAGATAATTCAAATGGCTATTGAAGCTATGCAATATTTAGTTGAATTAACAAAGGATTTTAAAGGAAAAGTAACTTATCAATATTCACCAGAAAGCTTTTCTCAAACTACTTTAGAGTTTGCTGTAAAGATTTGTAATGAAGTTATAAATGTGGTAAAACCAACAAAAGAAAATAAGATGATAATAAATTTACCAAATACTCTTGAAGCTTGCATGCCAAATGTTTATGCAGATAGAATAGAGTGGATGTGTAAAAATTTACACAATCGTGAAGCTTTGATAATCAGTGTTCATCCTCACAATGATAGAGGAACTTCAGTAGCAAGTGCCGAGCTAGCTCTGCTTGCAGGGGCAGATAAAGTTGAAGGAACATTGTTTGGAAATGGAGAGAGAGCAGGGAATTTGGACATAATAAATTTTGCTTTTAATATCTATTCACAAGGAATTGACCCAAAACTTGATTTATCAATAATTGATGAGGTAAAAGCTATGTATGAAGAAAAAACACAAATTTTGGTGCATCCAAGGCATCCATATGTAGGTGATATGATATTTACTGCTTTTAGTGGTGGACATCAAGATGCTATAAAAAAAGGAATAGATTTTTATAGAGAAACAAATAGCCAAAGTTGGAATGTACCATATTTACCAATTGACCCAAAAGATATAAAAAGAGGGTATGAAAAAGTAATACGTGTAAACTCTCAATCAGGAAAAGGAGGAGCTAGTTTTATAATAAGTGAATTTTTAGGTGTAAATATGAACAAAGATGAAGCTATAAAATTTGGTTTATTGATAAAAGAAGAATCTGATAGATTAAAAAGAGAGTTAGAAAAAGAGGAAATAATAGAACTATATAAAAAGTTAAATAGATAA
- a CDS encoding agmatinase family protein has product MRYRNLKDDIEILELGLPPKKDDGFLGSKVDPKEASLILIPVPWEATVSFSDGTAKAPDAIKEASHQLDAETYHYIKPYSAGIAMLETDKHLLKLSNKTRKKAIKVIEALENDESDKKSLKFVNNVSNALNSYVYDESIKRIKKNKFVAVVGGDHSSPYGLIKALNDSCKEDFGIVHVDAHHDLREAYEGFTYSHASIFYNVMKDCPKVSKLVQIGIRDYSKEEANRMKDYKDRGACLYDTLMQLELASGKSLEDVFTPYINQLPQNVYLSIDIDGLEPLNCPNTGTPVPGGLRYGELEHLIFMIVKSGRKIIGFDLCEVGSSENGWDANVGARVLYQLCGALLASQKKIEYR; this is encoded by the coding sequence ATGAGATATAGAAACTTAAAAGATGATATAGAAATTTTAGAGTTGGGACTTCCTCCAAAAAAAGATGATGGATTTCTAGGGAGCAAAGTTGATCCAAAAGAGGCTAGCTTAATTTTAATTCCAGTTCCTTGGGAAGCAACTGTATCTTTTTCAGATGGGACCGCAAAAGCACCAGATGCAATAAAAGAAGCAAGTCATCAACTAGATGCTGAAACTTACCACTACATAAAACCTTACAGTGCTGGAATAGCCATGCTTGAAACAGATAAGCATCTTTTAAAACTTAGTAATAAAACTAGAAAAAAAGCTATAAAGGTAATTGAAGCATTAGAAAACGACGAGAGCGATAAAAAATCTCTAAAATTTGTAAACAATGTTTCTAATGCACTAAATAGTTATGTATATGATGAATCAATTAAAAGAATTAAGAAAAACAAATTTGTAGCCGTTGTTGGTGGGGATCACTCTTCTCCTTACGGTCTTATAAAAGCTTTAAATGATAGTTGTAAAGAGGATTTTGGAATAGTTCATGTAGATGCTCATCACGATTTAAGAGAGGCTTATGAAGGATTTACTTACTCTCATGCTTCAATTTTTTACAATGTAATGAAAGATTGCCCAAAAGTATCAAAGCTTGTTCAAATAGGAATTAGAGATTATAGCAAAGAAGAAGCTAATAGAATGAAGGATTATAAAGATAGAGGAGCTTGTTTATACGATACTTTAATGCAATTGGAACTTGCTAGTGGAAAATCACTTGAAGATGTTTTTACTCCTTATATAAATCAACTTCCACAAAATGTATATCTATCTATTGATATTGATGGTTTAGAGCCACTTAATTGCCCAAATACAGGAACTCCAGTTCCTGGAGGATTAAGATATGGAGAACTTGAACACCTTATTTTTATGATTGTAAAAAGTGGTAGAAAAATTATTGGTTTTGATTTATGTGAAGTTGGAAGTAGTGAAAATGGTTGGGATGCAAATGTTGGAGCTAGAGTTTTATATCAACTTTGTGGAGCATTGTTAGCTAGTCAAAAAAAGATTGAATATAGATAA
- a CDS encoding class I SAM-dependent methyltransferase, translating to MRKIRFKYQTIEFGKNDIHLKTLRDRQEFNDDDKVAEKLGISNATWSLFGVVWPSSEVLANFIYNYDFKDKRILEVGCGIGLSSLILNRLNADITATDYHPEVEKYLLENTKLNQDKKIPFVRVDWDDEYNDKLGKFDLIIGSDLLYERDHAKLLSIFLNSHAKLNCKIILVNPNRGHQAKFTNKMAEYGFSCTSHEVQNTEYLDEPYKGKIFKYSRNYKGEQCQ from the coding sequence TTGAGGAAAATCAGATTTAAATACCAAACAATAGAGTTTGGGAAAAATGATATTCATTTAAAAACACTAAGAGACAGACAAGAGTTTAATGATGATGACAAAGTAGCAGAGAAATTAGGTATTTCTAATGCTACTTGGTCACTATTTGGAGTCGTCTGGCCATCTAGTGAAGTTTTAGCAAATTTTATCTACAACTACGACTTTAAAGATAAAAGAATTTTAGAAGTTGGTTGTGGTATTGGACTATCAAGTTTAATTTTAAACCGCCTAAACGCAGATATAACAGCAACAGATTATCACCCTGAAGTAGAAAAATATCTCTTAGAAAACACAAAACTAAATCAAGATAAAAAAATTCCATTTGTAAGAGTTGATTGGGACGATGAGTACAATGACAAACTTGGGAAATTTGACTTAATAATTGGTAGCGATTTACTATATGAAAGAGATCACGCCAAACTTCTGTCAATATTTTTAAATTCTCATGCAAAATTAAATTGTAAAATCATCTTAGTAAACCCAAATAGAGGGCATCAAGCAAAATTTACAAATAAAATGGCTGAATATGGATTTTCATGTACTTCACATGAAGTTCAAAATACAGAGTATTTGGATGAGCCATACAAAGGTAAAATATTTAAATATTCAAGAAATTATAAAGGAGAACAATGTCAATAA
- a CDS encoding cold-shock protein, which yields MADQNIGTVKWFNSEKGFGFIQIENENKDFFVHHSEIQSSGYGRVSLDEGQRVSFEIGRNEKGPQAKNVRAI from the coding sequence ATGGCAGATCAAAACATTGGAACAGTAAAATGGTTCAACTCAGAAAAAGGTTTTGGATTTATCCAAATAGAGAACGAAAATAAAGATTTCTTTGTTCACCACAGTGAAATTCAAAGTTCAGGATATGGAAGAGTATCTTTAGACGAAGGTCAAAGAGTATCTTTTGAAATCGGAAGAAATGAAAAAGGTCCTCAAGCAAAGAATGTTAGAGCAATCTAA
- a CDS encoding phosphate ABC transporter ATP-binding protein, which yields MSKNILKIENLNLYYDKKQVLKDLNLNIEKNSITAISGPSGIGKSSLLLVLNQMIKEYENASFSGKVYFNDDNKDIDITTLSNKELPNLRKKIVYVSQHPDILPFSIFENLYFPLKLQKIKKDDAKKLITDVLKKVHLYDEVKDRLENSAYLLSGGQQQRLILARALILKPKVLLLDEPTASLNEELALKIENLILELKKSCTIVIISHFKSQILNVADSIFKIE from the coding sequence TTGAGTAAAAATATTTTAAAAATAGAGAATTTAAATCTTTACTATGATAAAAAGCAGGTTTTAAAAGATTTAAACTTGAATATAGAAAAAAACTCAATCACAGCAATAAGTGGTCCAAGTGGAATTGGAAAAAGCTCTTTGCTTCTTGTATTAAATCAGATGATAAAAGAGTATGAAAATGCAAGTTTTAGTGGAAAAGTATATTTTAATGATGATAATAAAGATATTGATATTACAACTTTATCAAACAAAGAGCTACCAAATCTTAGAAAAAAAATTGTATATGTAAGCCAACATCCAGATATTTTGCCATTTTCTATTTTTGAGAATTTATATTTTCCTCTAAAACTTCAAAAAATAAAAAAAGATGATGCAAAAAAGTTAATAACAGATGTATTAAAAAAAGTTCATTTATATGATGAAGTAAAAGATAGATTAGAAAATAGTGCATATTTACTATCAGGTGGTCAGCAACAAAGATTGATTTTAGCAAGAGCTTTAATACTAAAACCAAAAGTTTTACTTCTTGATGAACCAACTGCTTCACTAAATGAAGAGTTAGCATTAAAAATCGAAAATTTGATTTTAGAGTTAAAAAAAAGTTGTACAATAGTTATAATATCGCACTTTAAATCTCAAATATTAAATGTAGCAGACTCGATTTTTAAAATAGAATAA